The following DNA comes from Candidatus Latescibacterota bacterium.
GTTACGTAATTTACTTTTTTCTCTTCAACACAAAGTCAATTGGATGTAGTTGAGTCTGATATTGTCATGGGGTAAAAGTGTTACTGAAGCTGACGACGTACAGTCAGATTTCCTGCTCCAGAAGCTGCCCGTTCTCACTCAGCCATGCCTTCGCTTTCTCCATCCTGGTCACCTGCGATCTGACGATATTCCAAAACCTCGGAGTGTGGTTCGCCTCGATCAAGTGGGCCAGCTCATGTATGATAACGTAGTCGATCACCCAGGACGGGGCCTTAATCAGTCGCCAGTTGAAGTTGACGTTGTTTATGACCGTGCACGAGCCCCAGCGGTACCGTGCGTCGACGATCTTGGCTTGGTTGTAATCGACACCCAGTGTGGCTGCATGGGCCGCTACACGGGGGAGGATGACTTCCTTTGCTCTGGCCTCGTACCAGGCCCTCAGGGCCCCGTGGGGCCGTTGCCCGCCCTCAGAAGGGACCAGAAATCGCTGTTTGAACTGAACCTCTAAGAGGCCCTTCTTGACGACCTCTATTCGGTACGCGCGGCCTAGATACAGGGCCGATTCCCCTGACACGAATTCCTTGCCGGGGGGGTGCGGCAGAGGCTGGTATTTCTGGGTGTGGCTGAGCTTCTCGAAGATCCACTGGCGACGGGATTTGACAACCCTGGCGATGGTCTCCTCGGAAGCTGTGGCGGGCGCATGGATGACGACTTCTCGGTTGCGTTCGACCGTGATGGTGAGCTTGTCCCGCTTGGCCGACCGTTTGATGGTGTACTTCAAGTCCATGGCTGCTATTCCGCGTAGAGGATGATGTTGGTATTTTTCTCGGCGATCTCCATGATGCGGCTGATGATATGGGCTCTTTTAGGAACCAAGTCGGAGACTGCAGCGAACTTCTCGGCCAGCAGGATAACCTGGAGGTCCTCTTTTAGCTTGTTACGGGCGGGGATGCTCTCCCAAAAGCCAGCCAAGCGCAGCTCCCGCTCGACGTCGTTGTACACCCTCTGGGTCAGATCGACTAGCAGGCCGATCCTGTCGTCCTCTGCAAGTCCGTAGGTCGGCTTGGGGGCAGCGGCTAGCGGGTCGCCCGTTCCCTGGGCCATCTCGGTTGTTCCAAACAGTTCCCGTTGAAACATGCGGAAAAACGGCATATGCTTCTTGCGGTGCAGACCGTAGGTAGGCTCGTTCCCCGCCTCAATGATCCGAATGCGGAGTTTTTCCAACTCCTCTTGGATTTGATCCCATTTGTCACGGAACTGCTGGAATATGGCAGCGAGTGCCTCGGCAAACGATGCCTTCAGATCGGGATCGTCATCCAGTTCAATATCAAGGTGGTGGCGGATTGCGTGCTCGATCTCCGCTGCCCTGGTCCTGGTTCGCTTCAGCTTGTCTACGCCTTTGGAAAAGTCCTCGTCCAGAATGGAGATGGGTGACACCTTTACGTCGATCCCTCGGGATTCCAGGAACTGGTCAGTGATTGCCCGCAGCTTCGGCGGGATGCCTTTCATACTGAGCCGCTCGTCCCGGAAGTGTTTGCCCGCCAAAGCGTTTACTTCCACAAGAGCCTGATATTTGTTCAAGTATTTCAGGGCTTGCTTAGCAGGTAACACCAGATTTAGGGAGCGAGTGAACTGCTTGAAAACAAGCATGAAATCGAAGCGGATGTCCTCATCATAGAAGACATCATAGAAGGCGTCATGGTCCGTAAGGTCTTTCAATCCGTGCTTGTTGAGGAGAGCCATGACCGCGTTATAGTGGGACTTCAGCTCACGCAGTTCCTCTTCGGGGGAGCTGAGGGCCTCGGTGACTTCCTTCTGCTCCCGTTCATCGTAAGTGTCGAGGGCCCTTTTCAGGTGGTGCCCGATGCCGACATAATCGACAACAAACCCTTTTTCTTTGGCTTCCCCACCTACCCGGTTCACGCGGGCGATCGCCTGCAGCAGGTTGTGAGCGACGACTACCTTGTCCAGATACATTACCTGCTCAATAGGAGCGTCGAACCCGGTCAATAACATGTTATTTACTATGAGGATACCCACATCACCGCTTGCCCCTTCTTCGGTGCTTCCGAACGCAAGCTTGAAGCTTTTGATGCTGGCCTCGTGCTGGGAGCTGTTAGTGAAGTCCTTGAGTTCGAGTACGTCGTTAGTGCGGCCCGAGATGATGACGTCGGTTTGCATCCGCTTAAGCTGATCAAGATCGAGCTGGCTTGGGTTCGAGGTCGCCAACTCGGCCACTGCTGCTGCCAGGGCGGCGTCGACATGCTTCTTGTAACGGACAGCGGCCATGCGACTATTGGCTACGAGCTGGCCCTTGTAGCCGTTGGGATACACATGGGTCAGGTAGTGCTGGACCATATCCTTGGCTTTGGCCGCAATGGTGGGCTCGGCTTCGAGGTAGGCGTTCCGAGAACCGTAGCCAATGATCTCGAGCCGTTGCCTGAGATTGTAGTCGCTGAAGACGTCCGCGAAGGCTTGGTCCATGGCTTCCTGATCGGGGACCTCTGCATTGAGGGTGCGGCCCTCGTATATGATCTCCAGGGTCACCCCGTCTTCAATGGACTGGCGCATTGTGTATTT
Coding sequences within:
- a CDS encoding HsdR family type I site-specific deoxyribonuclease, producing the protein MSTDKVATSIKLDERNHVENPFLDQLQSLGWQIVDLDRSQHPGDSYRENFTEVVLLPILRKRLMVINPWLDDDQVEEVVKRLTGSFPGTGLLENNRHLFHLLLENTSVGENRTTGQKSPTVRLVDFDSPDQNSFIAVCQFKVRILGTEHHIIPDIVLFLNGLPVVVIECKSPKVKDAIAEAIDQIMRYSEQRGSKGEGSQPLFFFNQFVVATCRQQAKFGTITTHTEKYFYRWADPYPRKLDDLDRGAGAPNDQQRLVAGMLDHRNLLDLIRTFTLFQANDTGQTIKIVGRYQQFRAVKLAVSRLLEGRTPRERGGIIWHTQGSGKSLTMMFMVREMYRHAQLANWKVVFVTDRIQLEQQLTETSQSTGFTVNVANSIKRLKELLKTDTSDLVMAMIHKFRETDLEETFPELNPSTNILVMTDEAHRSQYKLLGANLDKGIPNATKIGYTGTPIDKTERVFGDYIDKYTMRQSIEDGVTLEIIYEGRTLNAEVPDQEAMDQAFADVFSDYNLRQRLEIIGYGSRNAYLEAEPTIAAKAKDMVQHYLTHVYPNGYKGQLVANSRMAAVRYKKHVDAALAAAVAELATSNPSQLDLDQLKRMQTDVIISGRTNDVLELKDFTNSSQHEASIKSFKLAFGSTEEGASGDVGILIVNNMLLTGFDAPIEQVMYLDKVVVAHNLLQAIARVNRVGGEAKEKGFVVDYVGIGHHLKRALDTYDEREQKEVTEALSSPEEELRELKSHYNAVMALLNKHGLKDLTDHDAFYDVFYDEDIRFDFMLVFKQFTRSLNLVLPAKQALKYLNKYQALVEVNALAGKHFRDERLSMKGIPPKLRAITDQFLESRGIDVKVSPISILDEDFSKGVDKLKRTRTRAAEIEHAIRHHLDIELDDDPDLKASFAEALAAIFQQFRDKWDQIQEELEKLRIRIIEAGNEPTYGLHRKKHMPFFRMFQRELFGTTEMAQGTGDPLAAAPKPTYGLAEDDRIGLLVDLTQRVYNDVERELRLAGFWESIPARNKLKEDLQVILLAEKFAAVSDLVPKRAHIISRIMEIAEKNTNIILYAE
- a CDS encoding M48 family metallopeptidase is translated as MDLKYTIKRSAKRDKLTITVERNREVVIHAPATASEETIARVVKSRRQWIFEKLSHTQKYQPLPHPPGKEFVSGESALYLGRAYRIEVVKKGLLEVQFKQRFLVPSEGGQRPHGALRAWYEARAKEVILPRVAAHAATLGVDYNQAKIVDARYRWGSCTVINNVNFNWRLIKAPSWVIDYVIIHELAHLIEANHTPRFWNIVRSQVTRMEKAKAWLSENGQLLEQEI